In the Kineosporiaceae bacterium genome, one interval contains:
- a CDS encoding histidine kinase, with protein sequence MRISRFHAEELVGSPHSVVRHPGMPSGAFRLMWDRLLTGRPMAAYVNNLAKDGASYRVFATVTPLGDDFLSVRMAPGGPLAAAASALYSSVVAFERDLATHQRMSRPEIALAGAQQIERELARLGFADYDEFMLAALPGEVAARGELLTTTFARPHATGPLADILQTATQVNDQLEHLVYRLGGYRGLIDQLGPATATVYQQASSLSASVEAARAASTSVVDTSPVLLNVARVMGHPMASAVEALHGLTPELTALRHEVAELGFRIALARLHTEMVGAFAAEVIDGVAPVSSLAEIPRLCEAVRVGVLAMGHEIEEVNLSLGTVATRIREAGRLMSEFRHFLGQWRILVLRHRQSMALSDHLGPIDLQLDSMADQLDFLEQLAVQCQTSVAPFDRTALEPYLHRITRALGYSHV encoded by the coding sequence ATGCGGATCTCACGTTTCCACGCCGAGGAACTCGTCGGCTCGCCACACAGCGTGGTGCGCCACCCCGGCATGCCGTCGGGCGCCTTCCGCCTGATGTGGGACCGGCTGCTCACGGGTCGACCCATGGCCGCCTACGTGAACAACCTGGCCAAGGACGGCGCGTCCTATCGCGTCTTCGCCACCGTCACCCCACTCGGCGACGACTTCCTCTCGGTGCGTATGGCCCCCGGTGGGCCGCTGGCCGCCGCCGCGAGTGCCCTGTACAGCAGCGTCGTGGCCTTCGAGCGCGACCTGGCCACCCACCAGCGGATGTCGCGCCCCGAGATCGCCCTCGCCGGAGCCCAACAGATCGAACGCGAACTGGCCCGGCTCGGCTTTGCCGACTACGACGAGTTCATGCTGGCGGCGCTGCCCGGCGAGGTGGCCGCTCGAGGCGAGCTGCTGACCACGACCTTCGCCCGGCCGCATGCCACCGGCCCGCTCGCCGACATCCTGCAGACGGCGACCCAGGTCAACGACCAGCTCGAACACCTGGTGTACCGCCTCGGCGGCTACCGGGGCCTGATCGACCAGCTCGGGCCGGCCACCGCGACCGTGTACCAGCAGGCCAGCAGCCTGTCGGCCTCGGTCGAGGCGGCCCGCGCGGCCTCCACCAGCGTGGTCGACACCAGCCCGGTGCTGCTCAACGTGGCCCGGGTGATGGGCCATCCCATGGCCTCGGCCGTCGAGGCGCTGCACGGTCTGACCCCCGAGCTGACCGCGCTGCGCCACGAGGTCGCCGAACTGGGTTTCCGGATCGCCCTCGCCCGGCTGCACACCGAGATGGTCGGCGCCTTCGCCGCCGAGGTGATCGACGGCGTCGCGCCGGTGAGCTCACTGGCCGAGATCCCCCGGCTCTGCGAGGCGGTGCGGGTGGGCGTCCTGGCGATGGGACACGAGATCGAAGAGGTCAACCTCTCACTCGGCACGGTCGCCACCCGGATCCGCGAAGCAGGCCGGCTGATGAGCGAGTTCCGCCACTTCCTGGGCCAGTGGCGCATCCTGGTACTGCGACACCGCCAGTCGATGGCGTTGTCCGACCACCTCGGCCCGATCGACCTGCAGCTCGACTCGATGGCCGACCAGCTCGACTTCCTGGAGCAGCTCGCGGTGCAGTGCCAGACCTCGGTCGCCCCGTTCGACCGGACGGCGCTCGAGCCCTATCTGCACCGCATCACCCGGGCACTCGGCTACTCCCACGTCTGA